The following proteins are co-located in the Pseudomonadota bacterium genome:
- a CDS encoding ester cyclase translates to MTTKRTRIANFALGVSLAAALLVGACLATAADKDLWPGTRVGEPTPKIKGVPPALAKNLANFDDLDFRVYTGQQWQDLHKSHTKDVVVHWPDGHQTKGIETHIEDLKYMWTFAPDNRIKEHPVRFGTADGKWTAVTGWLEGTFTKPMVLSGGKVIQPTGKAYRIPMATIGHWNKDGIMFEEYLFWDNGEFMKQIGLAQ, encoded by the coding sequence ATGACAACTAAACGAACCCGTATTGCAAATTTCGCTCTTGGCGTGAGCCTTGCCGCCGCGTTGCTGGTCGGCGCCTGCCTCGCCACTGCCGCCGACAAAGACCTTTGGCCCGGAACACGGGTTGGCGAGCCCACCCCAAAGATTAAGGGAGTCCCTCCCGCGCTCGCGAAGAACCTTGCAAACTTCGATGACCTAGACTTTCGCGTCTATACCGGCCAGCAGTGGCAGGACCTCCACAAGAGCCACACGAAAGATGTCGTAGTACACTGGCCCGATGGCCACCAGACCAAAGGCATTGAGACGCACATCGAGGACCTGAAGTACATGTGGACGTTCGCGCCCGACAACCGGATCAAGGAGCACCCGGTCCGGTTCGGCACTGCGGACGGCAAGTGGACGGCCGTGACCGGCTGGCTTGAGGGTACCTTCACGAAGCCGATGGTTCTCTCGGGCGGCAAGGTTATTCAGCCGACTGGCAAGGCCTACCGCATCCCGATGGCAACGATAGGCCACTGGAACAAGGATGGGATCATGTTCGAGGAATACCTTTTCTGGGACAA